One window of the Anoplolepis gracilipes chromosome 9, ASM4749672v1, whole genome shotgun sequence genome contains the following:
- the LOC140669191 gene encoding (11Z)-hexadec-11-enoyl-CoA conjugase-like, which translates to MGTEENHDKTDNKTYEVEEMFNKKIGTDMNYRHSFVWPLVITHTLLQISWLIGLYTLLFHEVKLATKIWTFCIAYLSGNGVSVGTHRCYTHKALKATKPLKIIFLFLQLMAGQNSTFTWVRDHKLHHTYSDTDLDPHNSRRGFFFSHIGWLMVKKHPLLVKKQKQIDVSELLADKMLMFQHRYFVPLYLVVAVVFPVSVPMYFWNETLWSSFFVAYCFQYVTLLHVTWTTNSFAHLWGIKPYDKRIQATHSTVSWLATILDGWHNFHHVFPFDYRMAELGVFPGVSAYIIDFLDYVGLAYDLKTASSNIIYKHMKKYGDETGQKMLAKKEKKDLPPQKNILEILLEN; encoded by the exons ATGGGCACAGAAGAGAACCATGACAAAACTGACAATAAAACTTACGAGGTGGAGGAAATGTTCAACAAGAAAATAGGAACCGATATGAATTATCGGCATTCGTTCGTTTGGCCGCTTGTCATAACTCATACACTTCTTCAGATATCATGGCTCATTGGATTATACACACTACTCTTTCACGAAGTAAAATTAGCTACTAAAATTTGGA CGTTCTGCATTGCATATTTGTCTGGTAACGGAGTTTCGGTAGGCACGCATCGTTGTTACACTCACAAGGCTCTGAAAGCTACTAAACCTTTGaagattattttcttatttttacagCTCATGGCAGGccag AATAGCACGTTTACGTGGGTTAGGGATCACAAACTTCACCATACATACAGCGATACGGACTTAGATCCCCACAATTCCAGGAGaggattctttttttctcacatcGGTTGGCTTATGGTGAAAAAGCATCCGCTGCTGGTCAAAAAGCAGAAGCAGATCGATGTTTCCGAATTGCTCGCTGACAAAATGTTGATGTTCCAACACAG GTACTTTGTCCCGCTTTATTTAGTTGTAGCGGTTGTCTTTCCGGTGTCGGTGCCAATGTACTTCTGGAACGAGACATTATGGTCGTCGTTCTTCGTGGCATATTGCTTTCAATATGTCACCCTCCTCCACGTCACTTGGACTACAAATTCATTCGCTCATTTATGGGGCATCAAGCCTTACGACAA gaGAATCCAAGCAACACATTCGACTGTTTCTTGGCTCGCAACAATTTTAGATGGCTGGCATAATTTCCATCACGTTTTTCCTTTTGACTATCGAATGGCCGAACTTGGAGTGTTTCCTGGTGTAAGTGCATATATAATCGATTTTCTCGATTATGTGGGATTAGCTTATGATTTGAAAACAGCCTCGtctaatatcatttataaacatatgaaGAAATATGGAGATGAGACAGGACAAAAAATGCTCGCCAAGAAGGAAAAGAAGGATCTTCCAccgcagaaaaatatattagaaattttattggaaaattaa